The window TGAACGGGGACATTACGGGCCGCTAGAACATCCGCAAATTGTCTTCAACTGTGGTTATTTTCCTCACAGCGTCATGCAACAAGCCCGGACTCATCGCGTCGGCGTGAGTTTTGATGTCCAGTGTTTGTCAGCTAATACTGAAATTACTTTTGTTAACTGTAAAGGCGAAGCAAGCCAAAAATTGAAAAAAACTATTGGAGAGTTATACGATCTCTGGACTAATGGAGAACTACCTGGAGAATATCGACGTGACTCTAAAAAACGTCTTCGTAAAATGCGCTTACGAGTTCTCAACGAAGAAACTGGCTTGTTTGAAGTTGGACATATTAAGGATGTGATTTGCAGTGGGATTCAGCCAGTCTATCGATTAACTTTAGAAGATGGAAAGACTTTAGATTGTACTGTTAATCATCGTTTATTTACCTCAGAAGGCTGGCAGACAATGGGCGATGCTGTTGGCTTAGTTACTAATCATGATGGCAGTGTAGTCAAAATGACTAAACAATGTAATTTAATGTGTAATGGTCTGACAGTTGTAGGTAAAGGTCTTTACACGAGTAGAGAATGGCTAGAAACTCAAATTTTAAAAGGATTATCAACCTTAGAAATTGCACAATTATCAGAATGTTCTGTTAACACCATTAGAAGTTGGGCTGCTAGATATGGATTATCTTTAAATCACAAAGATAGTCAATTTCCTAAAGAACACAAGCCTTGGAACTACAACCCTGATGCACTTTATCGAGACAGGCTTTGGTTAGAGGAGCAACTTAATAAAGGACTCCATACTGATGAAATGGCAAAATTAGCTAACTGCTCAATAGAAGTAATTAAAAAATGGGTTTATGCTTATGGATTATCTCTAAATAAAAGGCAATCTGGTACAAGAAATCCCTGGAACAAAGGTCAAGGTTGTTATAGCTTAAACTTATCAGCAGAAAGTCGAGAAAAACGTATAGAAAACGCGAAAAAATATATAAAAAGAAAAGAAGAATCTCATTTTTGGAAAGGCGGTACCTCTACTGAGAGAGAGTTAATAGGTGCATGGACAAGAGATATTGCACCCAAAGTCTATGAAAAGTTCAACTATATTTGTCAGAAATGTAGAGTTCGTGGTGGCAATCTTCATGCTCATCATTTAATATCAGTTTACGCTGATGAGTCACTGGCATACGACTTTAATAATCTAGTGACTGTATGTAAGAATTGCCATGAAGATATTCATCAAAATAATCAAGAAGCTGAATTCGCTCAATCTTATCACCCAGTCATAGACATTGAAAATTGGCAGTCTAAACCAAAATCACTCGGCAAAAAGTTACGGGCGCATCCCGTTAAAGTTAAGGATGTAGAATACCTTGGGCAACAAATGACCTACGACTTAGAAGTTGAAGGTAATTGGCATAATTTTGTTGCTAATGGTGTAGTGGTTCACAATTCGTTCAGATATACAGGCAATCAGTTTATTGAAGTCATAGAAGGCAAGAAAGACATAGAAGATGTTTTCTACCTACGTCCTGTAGGTCATTACACAGATAGGCAGGGCAAAAAATATTACTACTCCCCAGAGCAACGAGCCGCAGATTTAGAATGGTGTATGGAAGCAGCTAAAAGATATGCGGCAAGTTTCCAAGCTGGGATGTCGGAAGAACATGCTAGAGGAATAGTGCCGTTTGACTATCGCCAGCATTTTGTTGTGAGCTTTAATGTCAGGTCATTTTTGCATTTTTGTGACCTGAGAAATAAAAAAGATGCCCAGTTAGAAATTCAGAAGTTGTGCGAATTAATGTGGCCGCATTTTGCCGAGTGGACACCAGCGATCGCACAATGGTATGAAAAGCAGCGTCTAGGTAAAGCTCGACTGGCACCTTGATTCTTGGGGGAAGGGGGACAAGGGAGACAAGGGGGATAAGGGAGACAAGGTAGAAACTATTTTTCTTCACCCTTGTCTACCCCCTCTACCTTGTCTACCCCCACTCTCGACTCCCGATTCCCTAAAAAATTTACTCAACTACCTCATTGACTGGGAACCGATCAATTAACTGCATCGCCCGGTAAGCGTTACGCTGCAAAACGTCTGGGAGATGGGGAACGTGGGGAATTTGAGATAATAAATCGAGAGTCCGGCGTAAAATTCGCACGACATCGCCTTCATCCAAGCTGGTGTGGTTACAGAGTTCTGTCCATTCCATACCCAATGCCCATTGTTCAACGATCGCAATTAACTCAAATTCTAACCAGATTGGTAACGCCACATTATATCGCCGTTGCAGTTGGAACATTTGACGGCGGATACCCCGAAGTTTGGCTAAAGCCTCGGCAACTTCTTCACTTAAGTCAAAGTTGACTCGACTATCGGGGCGGGGAGTTTCTGTCACCAACGCGGCGACAGCTGCGGCTAAGTGCTGCGGGTCTAATTGGTTAAATTCACCACTCGCAAACACTAAACCTAGCCATAATTCATTTTCGCCCCGAATGGCGGCGGCCATTTGTCCTAATTCTGTTGGGACTAAGTTATCCAAACAACCAAAGTGTTGCAAAATCTCAATTAAATTGAGAAATTCTTCCCAATGGCGTTGTGATTGTTGGGCGACTTGTCCTTGCAGTTGTTCAAGTTCGGCTTCAAGTTCTACATAACGCGCTCGGCGTTTAAAAATTGTCGAAGCATTACCAGACTGGCGCAGTGGATGATTTTCGATTTGTTCTTCCACGGCGGTAACGCGACTGAGTTGTTCTGCGACTTCTGGTGGTAAATTTAGAGTTTCATCGGGGTTAGGAATGAGTTTGGCGATCGCAGCTGTTTGTTCATTCCCACGGTAAGATTGTCCTGGCTTAAAGATCAATTCTGATGGTGGCAGAATATCTCCTGGCACGTCCAGGCGGGGGAGTTCAGCATGTAAATTCATCACATCTTCCGTTGTCGCCACATACCAACGGTTATCCTGTCCCAAACAAACAAAATATGGCGCTTGTACTCCAGGGCTTTTACCAACTAAAACCGCCATCACAGGTGCAGAAACCGTGATATTTTTGCCTTTGAGACTTAACAATGTGCCAGAAACAGCAAAGCCCAACATCATGACTAACTCTTCTTGACGGTCATCTTGGGCTTGTTTTTGCAGAGTTTTTAATAATTGGCGTTCGGTTTTTAGACGTTGGCGTAATTTCTCATAAATAGCAATTTCGTTTTCATCTACAGCCGCGATTTGTTCTTGGAGTTGAGCTAATTGGGCTTGCAGTTCAGCTATCTCATCGTATTCTGGTTTGAGGTGCAAGTTAGCTATGTACTGACCAAAACTACGTTCTACTAATTCTCTAGCTTGTTCTATGGTGTGAGTTTGCAGTAAATTCAACACCATACCGTAGCTCGGTGTAAATTGGCTGACTAAAGGATCTGGTTTTGATGTCGCCAGATAGGCTGCTTCCTTCGCGCCTTCAAAGGGAGTTTGGACTGTCACCACATGACCTTGTTTATCCATCCCCCGCCGACCAGCCCGACCTGCCATTTGCAGAAATTCGGAAGCATTTAACAAACGGTGTCCGGTGTCGGTACGTTTTGACAAGGTGGAAATCACTGTGGTACGGGCAGGCATATTAATCCCGGCGGCTAAGGTTTCCGTCGCAAATACCACTTTAATCAATCCCTGTTGGAATAATTCTTCCACCAGTACTTTCCACGCAGGTAAAATCCCGGCATGGTGGGCAGCAATGCCGCGATAAAGGGGGGCAATTTGTCCCGAACGTCCGGCTTCCGGGTTACGGTTTAAAAAGTCGTCGATTTGCTCCCGTAATATTTGTGACTCTTGACCATTGACTAACCATAAATCACCCACCTCAGCCACAGCTTTATCGCATCCCCGACGGCTAAAGATAAAGTAAATGGCGGGGAGCATATCTCGCTGTTGGAGTTGGCTTAAGGTATAGATGATGCCTGGGGCTTCTGGTCTGCCGTTTTTACCTTTGTCAGCTTGTCCTTTGCGATGTTTCTTAATGAGGCGGGGATTAATTTTGTTTTGCGTATCATTCAGCAAGGGAAACAGACCTTTGGGATTACAGAAATGAAATTCCAAAGGCACTGGGCGAAAATCAGAATAAATCAGGTCTGTGGGGCCGTGGACTTGGTTTAACCAATCTGTTAGTTGTTCGCTATTGGCAACTGTGGCGGAGAGGGCTGCTAGTTGCACTTCACGGGGACAGTAAATAATCGATTCTTCCCAAACTGTACCGCGTTGGCGATCGTTCATGTAGTGGCACTCATCCAATACCACTGCTTCCACATCCACCAAGGAAATGCCAACTTGCCCGATGGGTGTGCCATAGAGCATATTGCGGAAGATTTCTGTGGTCATGACCAAAATTGGTGCATCTCGGTTAATAGACGCATCACCAGTTAACAGTCCTACTAAATCGGCACCAAACTTCTCACGAAAATCGCGGAGTTTTTGGTTCGACAAGGCTTTGAGGGGTGTGGTGTAGAATACGCGCTTTTTTCGAGCTAGGGCGCGATAAATAGCGTATTCTCCGACTAAGGTTTTGCCAGAACCCGTGGGCGCACATACAACTACGGAGCGTCCAGCATTAAGGGACGCGATCGCATCTTTCTGAAACTGATCCAGATCAAAGGGAAATATCGACCCTAAGTTGATTTCTGGAGACGGTGCGGGATAGTTCACTCAATCACATTTGCAACCAGACTGTTTACTATATTAACGGGTCTTTTGTCAACTTCGTCATAGGAAGTAGGGAATAGGGAGTAGGGAATGGGGAATAGGCATATTTTCTAATTTCCCCACTCCCTACTCACCACTCACCACTCCCCTCATTTTCCCAATTCTTGCGATCGCGCTGTGGCAGCTTTGACTGCTTCAATTAAAGCCGAGCGAAATCCAGCTTTTTCTAATTGGCTAATACCAGCAATGGTTGTCCCACCAGGACTAGTTACTCTGTCTTTCAATTCTGCTGGGTGCATTTTGCTGGTGTGCAGTAATTGTGCGGTTCCCAATACTGTTTGCAAGGCGAGTTGATTGGCAATTCCTCTGGGTAAGCCTGCGGCGACTCCACCATCTGCTAAAGCTTCTACCAATATAGAGACGTAAGCCGGGCCGCTACCAGATAAGCCTGTGACAGCATCCATTAAGCTTTCGGAGACTTCCACCACTTCTCCCACGGCGGAAAATATCTCTGATGCTTTTTGCTGGTGTTTAGCATTTGTATACGCACCTAAACAGATAGCTGTCATCCCCGCCCCGACTGTGGCTGGGGTATTGGGCATTGCTCTAATGACTGGTAAACCTGGGAATGATGCTTCTAGGTGATGTAAAGGCACTCCTGCCAAAATCGATATCACCAAGGGGGAATGTTCTGCTAAAACAATATCTGCTAATTCTTGAGCGATCGCACTAAATACTTGCGGTTTTACAGCTAAAAATATGACTTCCTGCGCTTGTTGAAATACCAAGCTATTATCTGTTGTCACAGCCACATTGTATTGCTGCTGCAAAAAAGCCTGACGCGCTGGTTGGGGTTCGCTAATGATTACTTCTGAGGGTTGGTAGATGCCCCGCTCAAGCAGGCGGGATAACAGCGCCTCTCCCATTACCCCACCACCAATTAAGCCAAATTTTCTAGTCATTTATGATTGGTCATTAGTCACTTGTCATTAGTCATTTGTATCTTAGAACGAGGGACAAAGGACGAAGGACAAAGGACTAATGACTAATTTCAATTTATTGTGCCATGCGGTTAGGTTCATTTCCCCAGTTTGGTGTGGCAGTTGGGGCGGTACGTACAGGACGCGCTGGCGGTTGTGGTACTTCATGAATAACTCCACCTTGGGTGCTGACTTGTACGCAGCTTGGCGTAAACAAAAAGATGCTTTCTCCAATCCGCTCTTGATGTCCATCTAACGCGTAAGTTCCACCAGCAACAAAATCAACTGCTCTTTGAGCTTGATCCGGGTCCATGATTGTCAAGTTGAGTACAACTGATTTGCGCTCACGTAACGCTTGAATTGCCTGGGGCATTTCTTCAAATGTACGAGGTTCAAGCACTAATACTTCAGAAATCCCGTTTACTGCTCCTGGCATACCAATTACGTTCCCCATCGTAGACTTTGATCCTGTTGCTACATCATTACCCATTGTAGACATGGGTTCCCGCCAACGTCGATTCTGTGTAGTAGCTTCTGCTGGTGCAGGTTGAGGATTTTCCTCTTGATACAGATTTTGGTAGTGATCTGTATCTGGTTCTTCCTCATAATATTCGTATTCTACCTGCTCGTTCAGCCCTACGAAATCTCGCAGTTTGGAAAATATATTGTTCATTTGGTACGCTCCTGATGCAAATTACCTTTATCGATTTGGCTGATAGTTGATGTAGCCACTAAAGATCACTACAAAGGACGGACAATTTAGTAATCTTATCGTTGTTTGTAGCTTCTGTTACAACTATAGATAATGAACGGACGCTTTTGTAAACGCCTGTACCTTAACCTAGATACAATAATGAGTCAAGATTATATCCCAAAGATTTTAGGATATAAAGCTTAATTACAGGTTTTTTTGATGTTTCGTTACTTTTGTTAATGATTTTTTTAGTGTTTTATTGTACCAGAACTCTAGGACAATTATCTGTATTTCTTACCTAGAAGCTCTGGTACAAATAGTCAAGAATTGCTGTCAGGGAAACTATTGGCGATCGCCAAATAAAATAGTTCCCAATCTTACCATCGTTGCTCCCGCTTGGACTGCCAGTTGATAATCCCCAGACATCCCCATCGACAGTTCCTGTATTTGAACATTTGGCAAGTTTTGTAACTGAATTTGTTTTGCTAAATCATGAGTGCTATTAAATACATGCAAAATTTCCGCCTCAGTCAACCCCAGAGGCGGAATTGTCATCAATCCTTGAATTTGTAAAAACTGGCACTGGTTGAGTTCCCCTAAGTCTGCCAGTAATTCTGGAACAGTCCAACCTGATTTTTGCGGGTCTGGAAGGATTTTGACTTGCAGACAGACTTTTGGGGTAACTCCTAGCTGCTGTGCTAATTGATTTAATCGCTGCGCCAGCTTCAAATTATCTACAGAGTGAATCCACTCAAATAGTTCTAGGGCTTTTTTGGCTTTATTACTTTGCAAATGTCCAATCAAATGCCAAGTAATATCAGATAAGTCCTGTAACTGAGCTTGTTTAGTGGCAGCTTCTTGGATACGGCTTTCGCCAAAATCACGAATTCCGGCGTTGTAAGCTAAACGAATCATCTCCGCCGAAACTTGCTTGCTGACAGCAATTAGCCTGACCGAAGATGGCAGTGTGGCGCGAATATTGGCAATATGTTCGTCAATCGAACTACTCATTGGAACGTGCGTTGGAAAACACTCTGAAGCTGATCGTACTCCTGAGATGAACCATTACGGCGTAGAGTCCGCAAACGATTTTCTAACATCATTCTGGCTTCAGTACGTCCAATGGGTTGAAATTTAATGCCTTTAACGTCGTTTGTTACCAGAAAAAATAAGCGTTGGGCATAAAGTGTAGTGAACATATCTTGGTTGTCGTCAACCACACAAATCCGATAAAGTAAGCCCCAAGTTGGATGATTGATGTAGATTTCAGGATTTTCTGGAGTCATTTAAGAGTCAAGGTGGGAGTATGTATATTGATTTGTAGTTTTAGACAAACATCCAGACGATGATCATACCTGTTCGTCAGAATATTTAGTTAAAACTACTCCAATTGAGTGATTTCTGCCATCGCTTGGCAGTGATGAAATCCTTGATGATGCCTAGTAGGACTTCGCAGTAAGACGAAAAACCAAGGGTGAAGGGGCAGAATCAAGTCAAAAGTCAAAAGTTAAAAGTTAAAGATTCTCTGGCTTTTGAATTGTGACTTCCCTGTGAGGGTGTAGTGTTCAAAACTCTGACACCGTTCGGCTGACGCAGAAATTGAGCAGTTTTGCAAGCTCACTGTATCACTGGGCGCAACTGACAGCGAAGCCCATAACCTGTCACTTATCCCCTGCTACAAAAATAGCCAAAGCTGACCTAAAATCGATGTTGGCGCTGGCTTCTCTCCATGTTGCCATAATTATTATTTTGTGGCACAAAATTGCCAACATTTGATGAGTCATCATTCAGAAATTAGGAGTTGCACCAATTTAATTCAGCGTGATTCATGGGTGATTTATGAGGTTCAGGGCTGCTAGTTGTGCTTGCGCTTTGTGCAGAGATTCATACCATTCTCTTTCAGGATCACTGTCTGCCACAATTCCTGCACCCACTTGTCCCCATACGGTTTTGATTTGTCTGGGGAGTGGGGAGTGGGGAGTAGGGAGTGGGGCATTTTGTGGATATTCTGGCTCTGATTTGCTGCTTCCTTGCTTTCTAGCTGGAGATGCGGGTGCTAGAAGTAGAGTACGAATCAGGATATTCAAGTCCAAGTTACCGCGCCAGTCGAGATAGCCGCAGGAACCATAAAACAGGCTACGTCGCACAGGTTCTAGTTCTTCGATAATTTCCATGCACCGCACTTTGGGACACCCTGTGATTGTGCCGCCTGGGAACATGGCACGAATCAAATTAACGGCGCTTTGGTCGGATTTTAAAGTACCTATAACGTTGCTGACAAGGTGCATAACATGGCTATATCGCTCAATTGTGAGCAGTTCGTCAACTTTTACTGTTCCCCATTCACACACTCGCCCTAAATCATTGCGTTCTAAGTCTACTAGCATGATATGTTCTGCACGTTCTTTGGTGTTGCTGAGTAGTTCTTGTGCTAGTTGATGATCTTGTTCTGGGGTTGTACCGCGCGATCGCGTCCCGGCTATTGGTCGAGTTTGAGCTTCCTGATTTTGCAACAGCACCAACCGTTCTGGTGAACAGCTAACTACTTCACCCCAAGGAGTCTGCCAGTAGCTGGCAAAGGGTGAAGGATTGATTTTCTGTAATGCTTGGTAAATTGACCAGCCAGAAGCCGTTGTAGATGCGGTAAACCGCAAAGAAAGATTCGCCTGAAAGATATCTCCAGCCTGAATATATTTTTTGGCGCGGTTGACTGATGTTTCATAATCTGACTGCGATGTGAAGAACTCAGGGGCAGAAGTGATGGGTGTATGCGGTGAGGAGGTAACTTGGTAGAGTGAATTCCCTGAATTTTTATCTTCTAAAAGAATTTTTAACCTATCTACATCATTAATGTCACTACCTGCTAACCAAAGAATTTGCTCAACATGATCTAAAACGGCAAACGATTCTGGTTCATACCAAAAAGCCACGGGGAAGGGTAGAGTATCAGATTTAGCAAAAGGTAACTGTTCAATTTCCCAAGCGACATCATAGCCAAGCCAGCCTAGCCAACCACCGGTGAAGGGGAGATGAGGAGGCAGGGGGGTAGCGGTGCAGGGGGGCAGGGGGGCAGGGGGCGATGGGAGAAACATTTCTTCCCCTACACCCTGCTTACTGAGCGCAGTCGAAGTACACCCTTGTACCCCTACACCCCCACTTTGTAGCAACTCCTCCAAAAATGGGAAAACCTGACCTAATTGCGGTGTCCACATCTGCGGTACACCATCGATGATGCGGGGTGCGCCTGCACAGATGGAATAGCGGCTGAGTTGGGGTTGGCTTGTGGGTGTGGGGTAGGGGCTTTCTAGTAGGGTAGCAATGCCTGATGATGTGGTAGGTAGAAATAGGGCGGCGAAAATTTCCGCGCCAGTACGATTTTCTAGGGGGAGCGATCGCCAATGCCAAGGCTTGGTCATAATGAGTGAACAGCTTAAAATTTATTACCGGAAATTACCCGCACTCCCCAGAATAAAGTTAAAGTGGCGATCGCAAACCAATCCCATCTTTTAAGTCGTAATTCATGCCACTGGACTTTGTGTTCGTTAGGGCTGGTAAAACCGCGCACCATCATCGCATTTGCCATTTGGTCTGCCCTTAAGAGCAAATTTTCTAACAGTCTTTCGGCGACAATCATCCAAACTTTAACCGCACCTTTCAACCCTAGTTTTTTCCAATTAATCGCCCTGGTCATGACTGAGCGAATCAAATTCTGTACTTCTTCTAAAACTAAGGGAATAAATCGCAAGGATAAAGTTAAAGTCAAGGTAATTTCTGTTACAGGTAACTTGAGTCTGCGTAAAGGCTGCATAATGCTTTCAATCGCCGCCGTGATTTCTTCTGGCGCAGTTGTCAACAGATACAAGTTGGTGCTGTAAATCACCGTAAATAAAATGGTACTCAGACGTACCGCCAAATCTAAAGAACGGCGGGTGATTCTGACTGGCCCTTGATGGAACAAGACATAAGAGTATTTTTTAGTGCTGAGTGCTGGCTGGGGAGTTGGGCTGGGTGAGTTAGACTTGGGAGCTAATATTTGCTCATTGGCTGGGAGACGGGGTTGATAATTCACACCCAAGCCATCGGGGCTAACTGCGGCAATAAATAATACTAAAACTGTAAGGGTTAATAACCAACCTAATTGTTGCTGCCAAACTCGGCGGGGAATTTTGGCAACTAATGTAAAAATAATTAACAGCACGACTAACAAGATGCGCCATTCGTTAGTCGCAAAGCTGTAACTGGTTAAAAAACTCATCAACCAAGCAATCTTGACGCGGGGATCAAGTTTATGCAGCCAAGTTTGCGGTTGTTCTAAATATAGCCCTAGGGGGAGCGATCGCAGTAAATCCATTTTTCAAGTGCTGAGTGCTGAGTTATGAGTGCTGAGTATTAAAGTTTCTCAAGTACGATAAGTCAAGGTTTCTATTTCTTGTCTATTTTGCTCTGACATTTAACGTTTAGCACACTCTACCTTGTCTACCCCCTCGCCCTTGTCTACTCCTTTTACTTCTCCATACTTAGCACTCAGCACTCCATCTGCGCTCAGTAAAAGTTTGCTCAGTGTACATTACTCAGCACTCAGCACTCTTAAACGCGAGTTGCGCGGTTGACATTACCACTTTCCATATCCCGGACTTTCTTACTCCGCCAGAGGAGACGAATGGGTGTACCTTTAAAGCCTAGTTGTTGGCGGAATTGTCTTTCGATATAGCGGCGGTAGTTGTCGTTGAAGCGTTTTGCATCGTTCACAAACAGAGCAATTGTCGGTGGTCGGCTGCTCACTTGAGTACCATAATAAATCCTGCCCTGACGACCACCGCGAGAAGTTGGGGGTGAGTGCCATCTTACCGCTTCTTCTAAGACTTCGTTAATTACCGATGTAGTCACACGGCGCTTGTGTTCTGCTGCTGCTTGCACAACTAATTCTAAAATCTTTTCTACCCGTTGTCCTGTTAAGGCGCTGACAAAGATAGTCGAAGCCCAGTCGGTAAAGTGTAGTCGCTCTTGCAGACTTTTTTCGTAATCGTAGATAGTATGAGAGTCCTTTTCAACAGCATCCCATTTATTGACAACAACGATGCAAGCTCGACCTTCTTCAATGATCCGCCCTGCTAATTTTTGGTCTTGTTCCGTAACTCCGTCTAAGGCATCTAAAACTAATAAAACAACATCGGCGCGGCGAATGGCTTTAAAAGCACGGTTAATGCTAAAAAATTCTGTC is drawn from Aulosira sp. FACHB-615 and contains these coding sequences:
- a CDS encoding RNA helicase; the protein is MNYPAPSPEINLGSIFPFDLDQFQKDAIASLNAGRSVVVCAPTGSGKTLVGEYAIYRALARKKRVFYTTPLKALSNQKLRDFREKFGADLVGLLTGDASINRDAPILVMTTEIFRNMLYGTPIGQVGISLVDVEAVVLDECHYMNDRQRGTVWEESIIYCPREVQLAALSATVANSEQLTDWLNQVHGPTDLIYSDFRPVPLEFHFCNPKGLFPLLNDTQNKINPRLIKKHRKGQADKGKNGRPEAPGIIYTLSQLQQRDMLPAIYFIFSRRGCDKAVAEVGDLWLVNGQESQILREQIDDFLNRNPEAGRSGQIAPLYRGIAAHHAGILPAWKVLVEELFQQGLIKVVFATETLAAGINMPARTTVISTLSKRTDTGHRLLNASEFLQMAGRAGRRGMDKQGHVVTVQTPFEGAKEAAYLATSKPDPLVSQFTPSYGMVLNLLQTHTIEQARELVERSFGQYIANLHLKPEYDEIAELQAQLAQLQEQIAAVDENEIAIYEKLRQRLKTERQLLKTLQKQAQDDRQEELVMMLGFAVSGTLLSLKGKNITVSAPVMAVLVGKSPGVQAPYFVCLGQDNRWYVATTEDVMNLHAELPRLDVPGDILPPSELIFKPGQSYRGNEQTAAIAKLIPNPDETLNLPPEVAEQLSRVTAVEEQIENHPLRQSGNASTIFKRRARYVELEAELEQLQGQVAQQSQRHWEEFLNLIEILQHFGCLDNLVPTELGQMAAAIRGENELWLGLVFASGEFNQLDPQHLAAAVAALVTETPRPDSRVNFDLSEEVAEALAKLRGIRRQMFQLQRRYNVALPIWLEFELIAIVEQWALGMEWTELCNHTSLDEGDVVRILRRTLDLLSQIPHVPHLPDVLQRNAYRAMQLIDRFPVNEVVE
- the proC gene encoding pyrroline-5-carboxylate reductase, yielding MTRKFGLIGGGVMGEALLSRLLERGIYQPSEVIISEPQPARQAFLQQQYNVAVTTDNSLVFQQAQEVIFLAVKPQVFSAIAQELADIVLAEHSPLVISILAGVPLHHLEASFPGLPVIRAMPNTPATVGAGMTAICLGAYTNAKHQQKASEIFSAVGEVVEVSESLMDAVTGLSGSGPAYVSILVEALADGGVAAGLPRGIANQLALQTVLGTAQLLHTSKMHPAELKDRVTSPGGTTIAGISQLEKAGFRSALIEAVKAATARSQELGK
- a CDS encoding cell division protein SepF — encoded protein: MNNIFSKLRDFVGLNEQVEYEYYEEEPDTDHYQNLYQEENPQPAPAEATTQNRRWREPMSTMGNDVATGSKSTMGNVIGMPGAVNGISEVLVLEPRTFEEMPQAIQALRERKSVVLNLTIMDPDQAQRAVDFVAGGTYALDGHQERIGESIFLFTPSCVQVSTQGGVIHEVPQPPARPVRTAPTATPNWGNEPNRMAQ
- a CDS encoding YggS family pyridoxal phosphate-dependent enzyme codes for the protein MSSSIDEHIANIRATLPSSVRLIAVSKQVSAEMIRLAYNAGIRDFGESRIQEAATKQAQLQDLSDITWHLIGHLQSNKAKKALELFEWIHSVDNLKLAQRLNQLAQQLGVTPKVCLQVKILPDPQKSGWTVPELLADLGELNQCQFLQIQGLMTIPPLGLTEAEILHVFNSTHDLAKQIQLQNLPNVQIQELSMGMSGDYQLAVQAGATMVRLGTILFGDRQ
- the pipX gene encoding transcriptional coactivator PipX gives rise to the protein MTPENPEIYINHPTWGLLYRICVVDDNQDMFTTLYAQRLFFLVTNDVKGIKFQPIGRTEARMMLENRLRTLRRNGSSQEYDQLQSVFQRTFQ
- a CDS encoding anthranilate synthase component I, which translates into the protein MTKPWHWRSLPLENRTGAEIFAALFLPTTSSGIATLLESPYPTPTSQPQLSRYSICAGAPRIIDGVPQMWTPQLGQVFPFLEELLQSGGVGVQGCTSTALSKQGVGEEMFLPSPPAPLPPCTATPLPPHLPFTGGWLGWLGYDVAWEIEQLPFAKSDTLPFPVAFWYEPESFAVLDHVEQILWLAGSDINDVDRLKILLEDKNSGNSLYQVTSSPHTPITSAPEFFTSQSDYETSVNRAKKYIQAGDIFQANLSLRFTASTTASGWSIYQALQKINPSPFASYWQTPWGEVVSCSPERLVLLQNQEAQTRPIAGTRSRGTTPEQDHQLAQELLSNTKERAEHIMLVDLERNDLGRVCEWGTVKVDELLTIERYSHVMHLVSNVIGTLKSDQSAVNLIRAMFPGGTITGCPKVRCMEIIEELEPVRRSLFYGSCGYLDWRGNLDLNILIRTLLLAPASPARKQGSSKSEPEYPQNAPLPTPHSPLPRQIKTVWGQVGAGIVADSDPEREWYESLHKAQAQLAALNLINHP
- a CDS encoding energy-coupling factor transporter transmembrane protein EcfT; translation: MDLLRSLPLGLYLEQPQTWLHKLDPRVKIAWLMSFLTSYSFATNEWRILLVVLLIIFTLVAKIPRRVWQQQLGWLLTLTVLVLFIAAVSPDGLGVNYQPRLPANEQILAPKSNSPSPTPQPALSTKKYSYVLFHQGPVRITRRSLDLAVRLSTILFTVIYSTNLYLLTTAPEEITAAIESIMQPLRRLKLPVTEITLTLTLSLRFIPLVLEEVQNLIRSVMTRAINWKKLGLKGAVKVWMIVAERLLENLLLRADQMANAMMVRGFTSPNEHKVQWHELRLKRWDWFAIATLTLFWGVRVISGNKF